A window of the Vanessa cardui chromosome 12, ilVanCard2.1, whole genome shotgun sequence genome harbors these coding sequences:
- the LOC124534386 gene encoding myosin heavy chain, muscle isoform X6: MPKPQVQEGEDPDPTPYLFVSLEQKRIDQSKPYDGKKACWVPDEKEGFVQGEIKATKGDLVTVNLPGGETKDFKKDLVAQVNPPKYEKCEDMSNLTYLNDASVLYNLKQRYYHKLIYTYSGLFCVAINPYKRFPVYTFRCAKLYRGKRRSEVPPHIFAISDGAYVNMLTNHENQSMLITGESGAGKTENTKKVIAYFATVGAAQKKDPTQDKKGSLEDQVVQTNPVLEAFGNAKTVRNDNSSRFGKFIRIHFGPSGKLAGADIETYLLEKARVISQQALERSYHIFYQMMSGSVSGLKEMCLLSNDIYDYYIVSQGKTTIPNVDDGEECVLTDQAFDILGFTQEEKDNVYKITAAVMHMGCMKFKQRGREEQAEADGTEDGEKVAKLLGVDCQDLYKNLLKPRIKVGNEFVTQGRNKDQVTNSVGALCKGMFDRLFKWLVKKCNETLDTKQKRQHFIGVLDIAGFEIFDFNGFEQLCINFTNEKLQQFFNHHMFVLEQEEYTKEGIHWEFIDFGMDLLACIDLIEKPMGILSILEEESMFPKATDQTFVEKLNNNHLGKSAPYLKPKPPKPGCQAAHFAIGHYAGNVGYNITGWLEKNKDPLNDTVVDQFKKGANKLLVEIFADHPGQSGDAGAGGGGGKGAGGKRAKGSAFQTVSSLYREQLNNLMTTLRSTQPHFVRCIIPNELKQAGLIDSHLVMHQLTCNGVLEGIRICRKGFPNRMVYPDFKLRYKILAPQAAEKETDPKKIAQVILEATGLDVESYRLGHTKVFFRAGVLGQMEELRDDRLSKIVSWLQAYIRGYLSRKDFKKLQEQRLALQVVQRNLRKYLQLRTWPWWKLWQRVKPLLNVTRVEDEMAKLEEKAQKAQEAFEKEEKLRKEVEALNSKLLEEKQALLASLEGEKGSLSETQERANKLAAQKADLEGQLRDTQDRLTQEEDARNQLFQAKKKLEQEISGLKKDVEDLELSIQKSEQDKATKDHQIRNLNDEIAHQDELINKLNKEKKLQGESNQKTSEELQAAEDKVNHLNKVKQKLEQTLDELEDSLEREKKLRGDVEKQRRKVEGDLKLTQEAVSDLERNKKELEQTIQRKDKEISSLTAKLEDEQSLVSKVQKQIKELQARIEELEEEVESERQARAKAEKQRADLARELEELGERLEEAGGATSAQIELNKKREAELSKLRRDLEEANIQHESTLANLRKKHNDAVAEMGEQLDQLNKLKAKAEKERSQYFSEVNDLRAGLDHLSNEKAAQEKIVKQLQHQLNEVQGKADESNRTLNDLDAAKKKLSIENSDLLRQLEEAESQVSQLSKIKVSLTTQLEDTKRLADEEARERATLLGKFRNLEHDLDNIREQVEEEAEGKADLQRQLSKANAEAQLWRSKYESEGVARSEELEEAKRKLQARLAEAEETIESLNQKVVALEKTKQRLSTEVEDLQLEVDRATAIANAAEKKQKAFDKIIGEWKLKVDDLAAELDASQKECRNYSTELFRLKGAYEEGQEQLEAVRRENKNLADEVKDLLDQIGEGGRNIHEIEKARKRLEAEKDELQAALEEAEAALEQEENKVLRAQLELSQVRQEIDRRIQEKEEEFENTRKNHQRALDSMQASLEAEAKGKAEALRMKKKLEADINELEIALDHANKANAEAQKNIKRYQAQIKDLQTALEEEQRARDDAREQLGISERRANALQNELEESRTLLEQADRARRQAEQELGDAHEQLNELSAQSASLSAAKRKLESELQTLHSDLDELLNEAKNSEEKAKKAMVDAARLADELRAEQEHAQTQEKLRKALEQQIKELQVRLDEAEANALKGGKKAIQKLEQRVRELENELDGEQRRHADAQKNLRKAERRIKELTFQAEEDRKNHERMQDLVDKLQQKIKTYKRQIEEAEEIAALNLAKFRKAQQELEEAEERADLAEQAISKFRGKGRAGSAARGVSPAPQRTRPAFDGFGTFPPRFDLAPENDF, from the exons ACGTACTCGGGTCTCTTCTGTGTCGCCATCAACCCTTACAAGAGATTCCCCGTGTACACGTTCCGATGTGCCAAGCTTTACCGAGGCAAGCGTCGTTCGGAAGTGCCACCCCACATTTTCGCCATTTCCGACGGCGCCTACGTCAACATGTTGACCAACCACGAGAATCAATCTATGTTGATTAC CGGTGAGTCTGGTGCCGGAAAGACTGAGAACACGAAGAAGGTAATTGCCTACTTCGCCACCGTTGGTGCAGCGCAAAAGAAGGACCCCACCCAGGACAAGAAGGGATCCCTGGAAGACCAGGTCGTCCAAACTAACCCTGTGCTTGAAGCCTTCGGTAACGCCAAGACTGTGCGTAACGACAACTCTTCCCGTTTC GGTAAATTCATCCGTATTCACTTCGGCCCCTCTGGAAAACTGGCTGGTGCTGACATTGAGACCT ACCTGCTCGAGAAGGCTCGTGTAATTTCCCAGCAAGCCCTTGAGCGTTCCTACCACATCTTCTACCAGATGATGTCTGGTTCCGTAAGCGGTCTTAAAG AAATGTGTCTGCTGTCAAACGACATATATGATTATTACATCGTATCGCAAGGAAAAACTACAATCCCAAACGTAGATGATGGCGAGGAATGTGTTTTGACCGAT CAAGCCTTCGACATTCTTGGTTTCACCCAAGAAGAGAAGGACAATGTTTACAAGATCACCGCCGCTGTCATGCACATGGGTTGTATGAAGTTCAAGCAGAGGGGTCGTGAAGAACAGGCTGAGGCTGATGGTACTGAG GATGGTGAAAAGGTTGCCAAGCTCCTCGGTGTTGACTGCCAGGACTTGTACAAGAACTTGCTGAAGCCCCGCATCAAGGTCGGAAACGAGTTCGTGACCCAGGGTCGTAACAAGGACCAGGTCACCAACTCCGTCGGTGCCCTCTGTAAGGGAATGTTCGATCGTCTCTTCAAGTGGCTCGTCAAGAAGTGTAACGAAACCCTAGACACCAAGCAGAAGAGACAGCACTTCATCGGTGTACTGGATATTGCTGGTTTCGAAATCTTCGAC TTCAATGGGTTCGAACAACTTTGTATTAACTTCACAAATGAAAAACTGCAACAATTCTTCAACCATCACATGTTTGTGTTGGAACAAGAAGAGTACACCAAGGAGGGAATTCATTGGGAATTCATTGACTTTGGAATGGACTTACTGGCCTGCATTGACCTTATCGAAAAG CCTATGGGTATCCTCTCAATTCTTGAGGAAGAGTCTATGTTCCCGAAAGCCACTGACCAGACATTCGTTGAGAAGTTGAACAACAACCACTTGGGTAAATCTGCTCCTTACCTGAAGCCCAAACCCCCCAAGCCTGGTTGCCAAGCCGCTCACTTCGCTATTGGTCACTACGCCGGTAAT GTCGGTTACAACATCACCGGATGGCTGGAAAAGAACAAGGACCCTCTTAACGACACTGTCGTTGACCAATTCAAGAAGGGTGCCAACAAACTGTTGGTTGAAATCTTCGCTGACCATCCTGGCCAGTCTGGTGATGCTGGTGCTGGTGGTGGCGGCGGCAAGG GCGCTGGAGGCAAGCGTGCCAAGGGTTCCGCTTTCCAGACCGTGTCATCACTTTACAGG GAACAACTTAACAACTTGATGACAACGCTGAGGTCTACTCAACCTCACTTCGTGCGTTGTATCATTCCCAATGAATTGAAACAGGCTG GTCTCATCGACTCTCACCTTGTGATGCACCAGCTCACCTGTAACGGTGTGCTTGAAGGCATCCGTATTTGCCGTAAAGGTTTCCCCAACAGGATGGTCTACCCTGACTTCAAGCTCCG CTACAAGATCCTGGCCCCTCAAGCTGCGGAAAAAGAAACTGACCCTAAGAAAATCGCCCAAGTCATCTTAGAAGCCACGGGCTTGGATGTCGAGTCCTACCGTCTGGGTCATACCAAG GTATTCTTCCGCGCTGGTGTTCTGGGTCAGATGGAAGAGTTGCGTGACGACAGGCTGTCTAAGATCGTATCTTGGCTCCAGGCCTACATCCGTGGTTACCTTTCCCGTAAGGACTTCAAGAAGTTGCAGGAACAGAG ATTGGCTCTCCAAGTTGTCCAACGCAACTTGCGCAAGTACTTGCAGCTCCGCACCTGGCCATGGTGGAAACTGTGGCAGAGGGTCAAGCCCCTCCTCAACGTCACCCGCGTCGAGGATGAGATGGCG AAACTCGAGGAGAAGGCTCAAAAGGCCCAGGAGGCTTTTGAGAAGGAAGAGAAACTCCGCAAGGAGGTCGAGGCCCTCAACTCTAAGCTGCTTGAGGAGAAGCAGGCCCTGCTTGCTTCCCTTGAGGGAGAGAAGGGCTCTCTCTCTGAAACCCAGGAGCGTGCCAACAAACTCGCAGCACAAAAGGCTGATCTCGAGGGTCAACTTAGG GACACACAAGACCGTCTCACCCAGGAGGAAGATGCCCGCAACCAGCTATTCCAAGCCAAGAAGAAGTTGGAGCAGGAAATCTCCGGCCTGAAGAAGGATGTAGAAGACCTCGAACTTAGCATCCAGAAGTCTGAGCAAGACAAGGCTACCAAAGACCACCAAATCCGCAACTTGAACGATGAAATCGCCCACCAGGACGAGCTCATCAACAAGCTTAACAAGGAAAAGAAACTTCAAGGAGAATCTAACCAGAAGACCTCCGAGGAGCTGCAAGCCGCCGAAGACAAGGTCAACCACCTCAACAAGGTCAAGCAGAAGCTCGAGCAGACCCTTGATGAGCTCGAAGACTCATTGGAGCGTGAAAAGAAACTGCGCGGTGATGTTGAGAAGCAGAGGAGGAAAGTTGAAGGCGACCTTAAACTTACCCAGGAAGCCGTCTCTGACCTCGAACGCAACAAAAAGGAACTCGAACAAACTATTCAGCGCAAGGACAAGGAAATCTCATCTCTCACCGCCAAGCTCGAAGACGAACAATCTTTGGTCAGCAAGGTCCAGAAACAGATCAAGGAACTGCAAGCCCGCATCGAGGAACTGGAAGAGGAAGTCGAATCCGAACGCCAGGCCCGTGCTAAGGCTGAGAAGCAGCGCGCTGATCTCGCTCGTGAACTCGAGGAGTTGGGTGAGCGTCTCGAGGAAGCCGGTGGTGCCACCTCTGCTCAAATTGAACTCAACAAGAAGCGTGAGGCTGAGCTCAGCAAGCTCCGTCGTGACTTGGAGGAAGCTAACATCCAGCACGAGTCCACCCTCGCCAACCTCCGCAAGAAGCACAACGATGCCGTTGCGGAAATGGGTGAGCAGCTCGACCAGCTCAACAAGCTTAAGGCTAA GGCTGAGAAAGAGCGCTCTCAATACTTTAGCGAAGTCAATGACCTTCGCGCCGGTCTCGACCACTTGTCCAACGAAAAG GCTGCTCAAGAAAAGATCGTCAAGCAACTTCAACACCAGCTCAACGAGGTTCAAGGCAAGGCTGATGAATCCAACCGCACCCTCAATGACCTGGATGCCGCTAAGAAGAAGTTGTCGATTGAGAACTCCGACCTGCTCCGCCAGTTGGAGGAGGCTGAGTCCCAGGTGTCGCAGCTCTCCAAGATTAAGGTGTCGCTCACCACTCAGTTGGAGGACACCAAGAGGCTCGCTGACGAAGAGGCCAGG GAACGCGCTACTTTACTCGGCAAGTTCCGCAACCTCGAACACGACTTGGACAACATCCGCGAGCAAGTGGAAGAGGAAGCCGAAGGCAAGGCTGACCTACAACGTCAACTCTCCAAGGCTAACGCTGAAGCTCAACTCTGGCGCTCCAAGTACGAGTCCGAAGGTGTTGCTCGCTCCGAGGAACTCGAGGAAGCCAAGCGCAAACTTCAAGCCCGTCTTGCCGAAGCCGAAGAAACTATCGAGTCTCTCAACCAGAAGGTTGTTGCTCTCGAGAAGACCAAGCAACGTCTTTCCACCGAAGTCGAGGACTTGCAACTCGAGGTTGACCGTGCCACTGCCATCGCTAACGCTGCTGAGAAGAAACAGAAGGCGTTCGATAAGATCATTGGTGAATGGAAACTCAAGGTTGATGACCTTGCCGCTGAGCTTGATGCCAGCCAGAAGGAATGCCGTAACTACTCTACCGAATTATTCCGCCTTAAGGGTGCCTACGAGGAAGGTCAGGAACAACTCGAGGCCGTACGCCGTGAAAACAAGAACCTCGCTGATGAAGTCAAGGATCTCCTTGACCAGATTGGCGAAGGTGGTCGCAACATCCATGAAATTGAGAAGGCCAGGAAGCGCCTTGAAGCTGAAAAGGATGAACTCCAAGCTGCCCTCGAGGAAGCCGAAGCAGCTCTTGAGCAGGAAGAGAACAAGGTTCTGCGTGCTCAACTCGAGCTGTCTCAAGTCAGACAGGAGATCGACAGGAGGATCCAGGAGAAGGAAGAAGAATTCGAAAACACCCGCAAGAACCACCAACGTGCCTTGGACTCCATGCAAGCTTCCCTTGAAGCTGAAGCTAAGGGCAAGGCTGAGGCCCTGCGCATGAAGAAGAAGTTGGAGGCTGACATCAATGAACTCGAGATCGCTCTCGACCACGCCAACAAAGCTAACGCTGAAGCCCAGAAGAACATTAAACGTTACCAGGCACAGATCAAGGACCTCCAAACTGCCTTGGAAGAAGAACAGCGTGCTCGTGATGATGCCCGTGAACAGCTCGGAATCTCTGAGCGTCGTGCAAACGCCCTCCAAAATGAGCTCGAAGAATCTCGTACGCTCCTTGAACAGGCCGACCGTGCCCGCCGCCAAGCTGAACAAGAACTTGGTGATGCCCACGAACAGCTCAACGAACTCTCTGCTCAAAGCGCTTCCCTCTCTGCCGCTAAGAGGAAACTCGAGTCCGAGCTCCAGACCCTGCACTCTGACCTCGATGAACTCCTTAACGAGGCTAAGAACTCCGAGGAGAAGGCAAAGAAGGCTATGGTTGATGCTGCCAGGCTTGCCGATGAACTCCGTGCTGAGCAAGAACACGCCCAGACACAGGAGAAACTTCGCAAGGCACTTGAACAACAGATCAAGGAATTGCAAGTCAGGCTTGACGAAGCTGAAGCTAACGCGCTCAAGGGAGGCAAGAAGGCCATCCAGAAACTTGAACAAAGAGTCAGGGAGCTTGAAAACGAGCTCGACGGCGAACAGAGGAGGCACGCTGATGCACAGAAGAACCTGCGCAAGGCTGAGAGACGCATCAAGGAATTGACCTTCCAGGCTGAAGAAGACCGCAAGAACCACGAGCGTATGCAGGACCTGGTTGACAAACTGCAGCAGAAGATCAAGACCTACAAGAGGCAGATCGAAGAAGCCGAAGAGATCGCCGCCCTTAACTTGGCTAAGTTCCGTAAGGCACAGCAAGAATTGGAAGAAGCTGAAGAAAGGGCAGACCTTGCCGAGCAAGCTATCAGCAAATTCCGTGGCAAGGGACGCGCGGGATCAGCTGCGAGAGGAGTCAGTCCGgcg CCCCAACGTACGCGCCCCGCCTTCGACGGTTTCGGCACCTTCCCACCAAGGTTCGACCTGGCGCCCGAAAACGATTTCTAA
- the LOC124534386 gene encoding myosin heavy chain, muscle isoform X13 → MPKPQVQEGEDPDPTPYLFVSLEQKRIDQSKPYDGKKACWVPDEKEGFVQGEIKATKGDLVTVNLPGGEEKTLKKELLSQVNPPKFEKVEDMADLTYLNEAAVLHNLRQRYYAKLIYTYSGLFCVAINPYKRFPVYTFRCAKLYRGKRRSEVPPHIFAISDGAYVNMLTNHENQSMLITGESGAGKTENTKKVIAYFATVGAAQKKDPTQDKKGSLEDQVVQTNPVLEAFGNAKTVRNDNSSRFGKFIRIHFGPSGKLAGADIETYLLEKARVISQQALERSYHIFYQMMSGSVSGLKAICYLSNDVNDYNIVSQGKTVIPGVDDGEEMKLTDQAFDILGFTQEEKDNVYKITAAVMHMGCMKFKQRGREEQAEADGTEDGEKVAKLLGVDCQDLYKNLLKPRIKVGNEFVTQGRNKDQVTNSVGALCKGMFDRLFKWLVKKCNETLDTKQKRQHFIGVLDIAGFEIFDFNGFEQLCINFTNEKLQQFFNHHMFVLEQEEYQREGIEWTFIDFGMDLQHCIDLIEKPMGILSILEEESMFPKATDQTFVEKLNNNHLGKSAPYLKPKPPKPGCQAAHFAIGHYAGNVGYNITGWLEKNKDPLNDTVVDQFKKGANKLLVEIFADHPGQSGDAGAGGGGGKGGRGKKGGGFATVSSAYREQLNNLMTTLRSTQPHFVRCIIPNELKQAGLIDSHLVMHQLTCNGVLEGIRICRKGFPNRMVYPDFKLRYKILAPQAAEKETDPKKIAQVILEATGLDVESYRLGHTKVFFRAGVLGQMEELRDDRLSKIVSWLQAYIRGYLSRKDFKKLQEQRLALQVVQRNLRKYLQLRTWPWWKLWQRVKPLLNVTRVEDEMAKLEEKAQKAQEAFEKEEKLRKEVEALNSKLLEEKQALLASLEGEKGSLSETQERANKLAAQKADLEGQLRDTQDRLTQEEDARNQLFQAKKKLEQEISGLKKDVEDLELSIQKSEQDKATKDHQIRNLNDEIAHQDELINKLNKEKKLQGESNQKTSEELQAAEDKVNHLNKVKQKLEQTLDELEDSLEREKKLRGDVEKQRRKVEGDLKLTQEAVSDLERNKKELEQTIQRKDKEISSLTAKLEDEQSLVSKVQKQIKELQARIEELEEEVESERQARAKAEKQRADLARELEELGERLEEAGGATSAQIELNKKREAELSKLRRDLEEANIQHESTLANLRKKHNDAVAEMGEQLDQLNKLKAKAEKERSQYFSEVNDLRAGLDHLSNEKAAQEKIVKQLQHQLNEVQGKADESNRTLNDLDAAKKKLSIENSDLLRQLEEAESQVSQLSKIKVSLTTQLEDTKRLADEEARERATLLGKFRNLEHDLDNIREQVEEEAEGKADLQRQLSKANAEAQLWRSKYESEGVARSEELEEAKRKLQARLAEAEETIESLNQKVVALEKTKQRLSTEVEDLQLEVDRATAIANAAEKKQKAFDKIIGEWKLKVDDLAAELDASQKECRNYSTELFRLKGAYEEGQEQLEAVRRENKNLADEVKDLLDQIGEGGRNIHEIEKARKRLEAEKDELQAALEEAEAALEQEENKVLRAQLELSQVRQEIDRRIQEKEEEFENTRKNHQRALDSMQASLEAEAKGKAEALRMKKKLEADINELEIALDHANKANAEAQKNIKRYQAQIKDLQTALEEEQRARDDAREQLGISERRANALQNELEESRTLLEQADRARRQAEQELGDAHEQLNELSAQSASLSAAKRKLESELQTLHSDLDELLNEAKNSEEKAKKAMVDAARLADELRAEQEHAQTQEKLRKALEQQIKELQVRLDEAEANALKGGKKAIQKLEQRVRELENELDGEQRRHADAQKNLRKAERRIKELTFQAEEDRKNHERMQDLVDKLQQKIKTYKRQIEEAEEIAALNLAKFRKAQQELEEAEERADLAEQAISKFRGKGRAGSAARGVSPAPQRTRPAFDGFGTFPPRFDLAPENDF, encoded by the exons ACGTACTCGGGTCTCTTCTGTGTCGCCATCAACCCTTACAAGAGATTCCCCGTGTACACGTTCCGATGTGCCAAGCTTTACCGAGGCAAGCGTCGTTCGGAAGTGCCACCCCACATTTTCGCCATTTCCGACGGCGCCTACGTCAACATGTTGACCAACCACGAGAATCAATCTATGTTGATTAC CGGTGAGTCTGGTGCCGGAAAGACTGAGAACACGAAGAAGGTAATTGCCTACTTCGCCACCGTTGGTGCAGCGCAAAAGAAGGACCCCACCCAGGACAAGAAGGGATCCCTGGAAGACCAGGTCGTCCAAACTAACCCTGTGCTTGAAGCCTTCGGTAACGCCAAGACTGTGCGTAACGACAACTCTTCCCGTTTC GGTAAATTCATCCGTATTCACTTCGGCCCCTCTGGAAAACTGGCTGGTGCTGACATTGAGACCT ACCTGCTCGAGAAGGCTCGTGTAATTTCCCAGCAAGCCCTTGAGCGTTCCTACCACATCTTCTACCAGATGATGTCTGGTTCCGTAAGCGGTCTTAAAG CCATCTGCTATTTGTCTAACGACGTCAACGACTACAACATCGTATCGCAAGGAAAGACCGTCATCCCTGGCGTTGACGACGGTGAAGAAATGAAACTTACTGAC CAAGCCTTCGACATTCTTGGTTTCACCCAAGAAGAGAAGGACAATGTTTACAAGATCACCGCCGCTGTCATGCACATGGGTTGTATGAAGTTCAAGCAGAGGGGTCGTGAAGAACAGGCTGAGGCTGATGGTACTGAG GATGGTGAAAAGGTTGCCAAGCTCCTCGGTGTTGACTGCCAGGACTTGTACAAGAACTTGCTGAAGCCCCGCATCAAGGTCGGAAACGAGTTCGTGACCCAGGGTCGTAACAAGGACCAGGTCACCAACTCCGTCGGTGCCCTCTGTAAGGGAATGTTCGATCGTCTCTTCAAGTGGCTCGTCAAGAAGTGTAACGAAACCCTAGACACCAAGCAGAAGAGACAGCACTTCATCGGTGTACTGGATATTGCTGGTTTCGAAATCTTCGAC TTCAACGGTTTTGAACAACTCTGCATTAATTTCACCAACGAGAAACTTCAGCAGTTCTTTAACCACCATATGTTTGTGTTGGAACAAGAAGAATACCAACGCGAAGGCATCGAATGGACTTTCATTGACTTTGGCATGGATCTCCAACATTGCATTGACCTTATTGAAAAG CCTATGGGTATCCTCTCAATTCTTGAGGAAGAGTCTATGTTCCCGAAAGCCACTGACCAGACATTCGTTGAGAAGTTGAACAACAACCACTTGGGTAAATCTGCTCCTTACCTGAAGCCCAAACCCCCCAAGCCTGGTTGCCAAGCCGCTCACTTCGCTATTGGTCACTACGCCGGTAAT GTCGGTTACAACATCACCGGATGGCTGGAAAAGAACAAGGACCCTCTTAACGACACTGTCGTTGACCAATTCAAGAAGGGTGCCAACAAACTGTTGGTTGAAATCTTCGCTGACCATCCTGGCCAGTCTGGTGATGCTGGTGCTGGTGGTGGCGGCGGCAAGG GAGGTCGCGGTAAGAAGGGAGGTGGTTTTGCTACTGTCTCCTCTGCCTACAGG GAACAACTTAACAACTTGATGACAACGCTGAGGTCTACTCAACCTCACTTCGTGCGTTGTATCATTCCCAATGAATTGAAACAGGCTG GTCTCATCGACTCTCACCTTGTGATGCACCAGCTCACCTGTAACGGTGTGCTTGAAGGCATCCGTATTTGCCGTAAAGGTTTCCCCAACAGGATGGTCTACCCTGACTTCAAGCTCCG CTACAAGATCCTGGCCCCTCAAGCTGCGGAAAAAGAAACTGACCCTAAGAAAATCGCCCAAGTCATCTTAGAAGCCACGGGCTTGGATGTCGAGTCCTACCGTCTGGGTCATACCAAG GTATTCTTCCGCGCTGGTGTTCTGGGTCAGATGGAAGAGTTGCGTGACGACAGGCTGTCTAAGATCGTATCTTGGCTCCAGGCCTACATCCGTGGTTACCTTTCCCGTAAGGACTTCAAGAAGTTGCAGGAACAGAG ATTGGCTCTCCAAGTTGTCCAACGCAACTTGCGCAAGTACTTGCAGCTCCGCACCTGGCCATGGTGGAAACTGTGGCAGAGGGTCAAGCCCCTCCTCAACGTCACCCGCGTCGAGGATGAGATGGCG AAACTCGAGGAGAAGGCTCAAAAGGCCCAGGAGGCTTTTGAGAAGGAAGAGAAACTCCGCAAGGAGGTCGAGGCCCTCAACTCTAAGCTGCTTGAGGAGAAGCAGGCCCTGCTTGCTTCCCTTGAGGGAGAGAAGGGCTCTCTCTCTGAAACCCAGGAGCGTGCCAACAAACTCGCAGCACAAAAGGCTGATCTCGAGGGTCAACTTAGG GACACACAAGACCGTCTCACCCAGGAGGAAGATGCCCGCAACCAGCTATTCCAAGCCAAGAAGAAGTTGGAGCAGGAAATCTCCGGCCTGAAGAAGGATGTAGAAGACCTCGAACTTAGCATCCAGAAGTCTGAGCAAGACAAGGCTACCAAAGACCACCAAATCCGCAACTTGAACGATGAAATCGCCCACCAGGACGAGCTCATCAACAAGCTTAACAAGGAAAAGAAACTTCAAGGAGAATCTAACCAGAAGACCTCCGAGGAGCTGCAAGCCGCCGAAGACAAGGTCAACCACCTCAACAAGGTCAAGCAGAAGCTCGAGCAGACCCTTGATGAGCTCGAAGACTCATTGGAGCGTGAAAAGAAACTGCGCGGTGATGTTGAGAAGCAGAGGAGGAAAGTTGAAGGCGACCTTAAACTTACCCAGGAAGCCGTCTCTGACCTCGAACGCAACAAAAAGGAACTCGAACAAACTATTCAGCGCAAGGACAAGGAAATCTCATCTCTCACCGCCAAGCTCGAAGACGAACAATCTTTGGTCAGCAAGGTCCAGAAACAGATCAAGGAACTGCAAGCCCGCATCGAGGAACTGGAAGAGGAAGTCGAATCCGAACGCCAGGCCCGTGCTAAGGCTGAGAAGCAGCGCGCTGATCTCGCTCGTGAACTCGAGGAGTTGGGTGAGCGTCTCGAGGAAGCCGGTGGTGCCACCTCTGCTCAAATTGAACTCAACAAGAAGCGTGAGGCTGAGCTCAGCAAGCTCCGTCGTGACTTGGAGGAAGCTAACATCCAGCACGAGTCCACCCTCGCCAACCTCCGCAAGAAGCACAACGATGCCGTTGCGGAAATGGGTGAGCAGCTCGACCAGCTCAACAAGCTTAAGGCTAA GGCTGAGAAAGAGCGCTCTCAATACTTTAGCGAAGTCAATGACCTTCGCGCCGGTCTCGACCACTTGTCCAACGAAAAG GCTGCTCAAGAAAAGATCGTCAAGCAACTTCAACACCAGCTCAACGAGGTTCAAGGCAAGGCTGATGAATCCAACCGCACCCTCAATGACCTGGATGCCGCTAAGAAGAAGTTGTCGATTGAGAACTCCGACCTGCTCCGCCAGTTGGAGGAGGCTGAGTCCCAGGTGTCGCAGCTCTCCAAGATTAAGGTGTCGCTCACCACTCAGTTGGAGGACACCAAGAGGCTCGCTGACGAAGAGGCCAGG GAACGCGCTACTTTACTCGGCAAGTTCCGCAACCTCGAACACGACTTGGACAACATCCGCGAGCAAGTGGAAGAGGAAGCCGAAGGCAAGGCTGACCTACAACGTCAACTCTCCAAGGCTAACGCTGAAGCTCAACTCTGGCGCTCCAAGTACGAGTCCGAAGGTGTTGCTCGCTCCGAGGAACTCGAGGAAGCCAAGCGCAAACTTCAAGCCCGTCTTGCCGAAGCCGAAGAAACTATCGAGTCTCTCAACCAGAAGGTTGTTGCTCTCGAGAAGACCAAGCAACGTCTTTCCACCGAAGTCGAGGACTTGCAACTCGAGGTTGACCGTGCCACTGCCATCGCTAACGCTGCTGAGAAGAAACAGAAGGCGTTCGATAAGATCATTGGTGAATGGAAACTCAAGGTTGATGACCTTGCCGCTGAGCTTGATGCCAGCCAGAAGGAATGCCGTAACTACTCTACCGAATTATTCCGCCTTAAGGGTGCCTACGAGGAAGGTCAGGAACAACTCGAGGCCGTACGCCGTGAAAACAAGAACCTCGCTGATGAAGTCAAGGATCTCCTTGACCAGATTGGCGAAGGTGGTCGCAACATCCATGAAATTGAGAAGGCCAGGAAGCGCCTTGAAGCTGAAAAGGATGAACTCCAAGCTGCCCTCGAGGAAGCCGAAGCAGCTCTTGAGCAGGAAGAGAACAAGGTTCTGCGTGCTCAACTCGAGCTGTCTCAAGTCAGACAGGAGATCGACAGGAGGATCCAGGAGAAGGAAGAAGAATTCGAAAACACCCGCAAGAACCACCAACGTGCCTTGGACTCCATGCAAGCTTCCCTTGAAGCTGAAGCTAAGGGCAAGGCTGAGGCCCTGCGCATGAAGAAGAAGTTGGAGGCTGACATCAATGAACTCGAGATCGCTCTCGACCACGCCAACAAAGCTAACGCTGAAGCCCAGAAGAACATTAAACGTTACCAGGCACAGATCAAGGACCTCCAAACTGCCTTGGAAGAAGAACAGCGTGCTCGTGATGATGCCCGTGAACAGCTCGGAATCTCTGAGCGTCGTGCAAACGCCCTCCAAAATGAGCTCGAAGAATCTCGTACGCTCCTTGAACAGGCCGACCGTGCCCGCCGCCAAGCTGAACAAGAACTTGGTGATGCCCACGAACAGCTCAACGAACTCTCTGCTCAAAGCGCTTCCCTCTCTGCCGCTAAGAGGAAACTCGAGTCCGAGCTCCAGACCCTGCACTCTGACCTCGATGAACTCCTTAACGAGGCTAAGAACTCCGAGGAGAAGGCAAAGAAGGCTATGGTTGATGCTGCCAGGCTTGCCGATGAACTCCGTGCTGAGCAAGAACACGCCCAGACACAGGAGAAACTTCGCAAGGCACTTGAACAACAGATCAAGGAATTGCAAGTCAGGCTTGACGAAGCTGAAGCTAACGCGCTCAAGGGAGGCAAGAAGGCCATCCAGAAACTTGAACAAAGAGTCAGGGAGCTTGAAAACGAGCTCGACGGCGAACAGAGGAGGCACGCTGATGCACAGAAGAACCTGCGCAAGGCTGAGAGACGCATCAAGGAATTGACCTTCCAGGCTGAAGAAGACCGCAAGAACCACGAGCGTATGCAGGACCTGGTTGACAAACTGCAGCAGAAGATCAAGACCTACAAGAGGCAGATCGAAGAAGCCGAAGAGATCGCCGCCCTTAACTTGGCTAAGTTCCGTAAGGCACAGCAAGAATTGGAAGAAGCTGAAGAAAGGGCAGACCTTGCCGAGCAAGCTATCAGCAAATTCCGTGGCAAGGGACGCGCGGGATCAGCTGCGAGAGGAGTCAGTCCGgcg CCCCAACGTACGCGCCCCGCCTTCGACGGTTTCGGCACCTTCCCACCAAGGTTCGACCTGGCGCCCGAAAACGATTTCTAA